Proteins encoded within one genomic window of Theobroma cacao cultivar B97-61/B2 chromosome 7, Criollo_cocoa_genome_V2, whole genome shotgun sequence:
- the LOC18593873 gene encoding WD repeat-containing protein 44, with translation MSKNPIGSNNNQDDDDSTQEEEVVEVDEEEEEEEYFYESLDRIASSNSCSCSNSTSPSSDSDSDPITRSNNAHHPFPVPKFPMAVSKFDIWISEPASVSERRTRLLREMGLSRDRGLSRTRPGSETELGTGRDMGGGCGGGGGGGGFGRRSVSSDRLVKKELEEQDRGGERGSSSAGIVRSKSDGDASRNGDCNDVAVSSSPCLSVCSNSSSSGLSVGLCFVNNNNDSNNSECDHINAAAANLRSCESNGSICNKPPTGRSSKSLNGELGFKSFGGGEVVVEDELDCSEQVCTIKNLDNGKEFVVNEIREDGMWNKLKEVGTGRQLTMEEFEMCVGHSPIVQELMRRQNVEEGNKDNADLNVNGGGVGVSKLKKKGSWFKSMKSVASSVKGQKERRSSDERDTSSEKGGRRSSSATDDSQDVSFHGPERVRVKPYGKSCKELTALYKSQEIQAHNGSIWSIKFSLDGKYLASAGEDCVILVWKVVESERKGELLMEKPEDGNLNFLLVANGSPEPTLLSPSADHHPEKKKRGRSSISRKSLSLDHIVVPETVFALSDKPVCSFHGHLNDVLDLSWSKSQQLLSSSMDKTVRLWDLNSKTCSRIFSHSDYVTCIQFNPVDDRYFISGSLDAKVRIWSIPDHQVVDWNDLHEMVTAACYTPDGQGALVGSYKGSCRLYDTSENKLQPKSQINLQNKKKKSHQKKITGFQFSPGSSSEVLITSADSRIRAVDGADLIHKFKGFRNTNSQISASVTANGKYVVSASEDSYVYVWKHEAESRPSRNKGVSVTCSYEHFHCKDVSVAIPWPGMGDAWGLRDTQLNDESGFDDNIDEVSTANHPPTPVEEYSGNEGSLSASGCTNSPLHGTISSATNSYFFDRISATWPEEKLLLATRTRSPRSSVDYSSGVNPSMSAWGMVIVTAGLQGEIRTFQNFGLPVRI, from the exons ATGAGCAAAAACCCCATTGGTAGCAACAACAACCAAGACGACGACGattcaactcaagaagaagaagtggtAGAAGTAGAcgaagaagaggaagaggagGAGTATTTTTACGAATCCCTTGATCGCATTGCTTCTTCTAATTCTTGTTCTTGCTCTAATTCAACTTCTCCTTCTTCTGACTCCGATTCCGACCCAATAACCCGCTCCAACAATGCCCACCATCCATTTCCCGTCCCTAAATTCCCCATGGCCGTTTCCAAGTTCGACATCTGGATCTCCGAACCCGCCTCCGTTTCCGAAAGAAGAACACGGTTGCTCCGAGAAATGGGGCTTAGCCGTGACCGGGGTCTTTCCCGGACAAGACCAGGGTCAGAAACGGAGTTGGGTACGGGACGAGATATGGGTGGTGGTTGTGGTGGTGGCGGAGGAGGAGGAGGGTTTGGAAGAAGATCGGTTTCGTCGGATCGGTTGGTAAAAAAAGAGTTGGAGGAGCAAGATCGTGGTGGGGAAAGGGGAAGTAGTTCTGCTGGAATTGTCCGATCAAAATCAGACGGTGATGCAAGCCGAAATGGTGATTGTAATGATGTTgctgtttcttcttctccttgtTTATCTGTTTGCTCGAATTCGTCTTCTTCGGGTCTTTCTGTCGGTCTATGTtttgtaaataataataatgatagtAACAATAGTGAATGTGATCATATTAATGCCGCGGCTGCTAACTTAAGAAGCTGTGAAAGTAATGGATCTATATGTAATAAGCCGCCCACGGGGCGGAGTAGTAAGAGTTTGAATGGGGAACTTGGTTTTAAATCATTTGGTGGTGGAGAGGTTGTTGTGGAGGATGAGTTGGATTGCAGTGAACAAGTGTGTACTATTAAGAATCTTGATAATGGGAAAGAGTTTGTGGTGAATGAGATTAGAGAAGATGGGATGTGGAATAAGTTGAAGGAAGTTGGGACTGGGAGGCAGTTGACTATGGAGGAGTTTGAGATGTGTGTCGGGCATTCTCCGATTGTTCAAGAGTTGATGAGGAGACAGAATGTGGAAGAGGGTAATAAGGATAATGCTGATTTGAATGTGAATGGCGGTGGTGTTGGCGTTTCAAagttgaagaagaaagggagTTGGTTTAAGAGTATGAAGAGTGTTGCGAGCAGTGTGAAGGGTCAGAAGGAAAGAAGAAGTAGTGATGAGAGAGATACGTCATCAGAGAAGGGTGGGAGGAGATCGAGTTCTGCCACAGATGATAGCCAGGATGTTTCCTTTCATGGGCCGGAAAGAGTGAGGGTAAAGCCGTATGGAAAGTCGTGTAAAGAACTCACTGCTCTTTACAAGAGTCAAGAGATACAAGCCCATAATGGGTCTATTTGGAGTATTAAGTTTAGTTTGGATGGAAAATACCTCGCTAGTGCGGGTGAGGATTGTGTAATTCTTGTATGGAAGGTAGTGGAGTCAGAAAGGAAGGGGGAGTTGTTGATGGAAAAGCCTGAGGATgggaatttgaattttttgctTGTGGCTAATGGATCTCCAGAGCCAACTCTGTTGTCCCCAAGTGCAGATCACCATcctgagaagaagaaaagaggaaggTCATCTATAAGCCGAAAGTCACTGAGCCTGGATCATATTGTGGTGCCAGAGACTGTTTTTGCGCTTTCAGATAAACCTGTTTGTTCTTTTCACGGACATTTGAATGATGTGCTCGACCTCTCATGGTCCAAATCTCAG CAATTGCTCTCATCATCAATGGACAAAACAGTGAGGCTTTGGGACTTGAATAGCAAGACTTGTTCGAGAATATTTTCGCACAGTGATTATG TAACTTGCATCCAGTTTAATCCAGTTGATGATAGATACTTCATTAGTGGATCCCTAGATGCTAAAGTTCGCATATGGAGCATTCCTGATCATCAAGTCGTTGATTGGAATGATCTGCATGAAATGGTCACTGCTGCATGTTATACACCTGATGGGCAG GGTGCACTGGTGGGCTCGTATAAAGGGAGCTGTCGTTTATATGATACTTCTG AGAACAAATTACAACCAAAAAGTCAGATCAATTTGcagaataaaaagaagaaatctcatcaaaagaaaattacagGTTTCCAG TTTTCACCTGGAAGTTCATCAGAAGTACTCATCACATCTGCAGATTCGCGAATTCGGGCTGTTGATGGTGCCGATCTAATTCACAAGTTTAAAG GATTTCGGAACACAAACAGCCAGATCTCGGCTTCTGTTACAGCAAATGGAAAATATGTGGTCTCTGCTAGTGAGGACTCTTATGTTTATGTGTGGAAACACGAAGCAGAATCCCGGCCTAGTAGAAATAAAGGAGTTTCTGTTACATGCTCTTACGAACATTTTCACTGTAAAGATGTATCAGTGGCCATCCCATGGCCAGGCATGGGTGACGCATGGGGTCTAAGAGATACGCAATTAAATGATGAGAGTGGTTTTGATGACAATATTGACGAAGTTTCAACAGCCAATCATCCTCCTACACCTGTTGAAGAATATAGTGGAAACGAGGGTTCATTATCAGCATCCGGGTGCACCAATAGCCCTCTCCATGGAACCATTTCTAGTGCAACCAATAGCTACTTCTTTGACAGAATCTCGGCTACATGGCCAGAGGAAAAACTTCTTCTGGCTACTAGGACCAGGAGCCCCAGGAGCAGTGTGGATTATTCCTCTGGGGTTAACCCGAGCATGTCGGCCTGGGGTATGGTGATTGTGACTGCTGGCCTTCAAGGAGAGATTAGaactttccaaaattttggatTGCCGGTTCGGATTTGA
- the LOC18593874 gene encoding protochlorophyllide reductase, chloroplastic, with translation MALQAAALVPAAFSVPKEGKSSASFKDSSLFGVSLSDLVKADFSSSALRCKREFNQRTGAVRAQTTATATPAISRSAMDGKKTLRKGSVIITGASSGLGLATAKALAETGKWHVIMACRDFLKAERAAKSAGMSKENYTIMHLDLASLDSVRQFVDSYKRSGRPLDVLVCNAAVYQPTAKEPSFTAEGFELSVGTNHLGHFLLSRLLLDDLTQSDYPLKRLIIVGSITGNTNTLAGNVPPKANLGDLRGLAGGLNGLNSATMIDGGDFDGAKAYKDSKVCNMLTMQEFHRRFHEETGITFASLYPGCIATTGLFREHIPLFRLLFPPFQKYITKGFVSEEEAGKRLAQVVSDPSLTKSGVYWSWNKDSASFENQLSPEASDQEKARKIWEQSEKLVGLA, from the exons ATGGCTCTACAGGCTGCTGCTTTGGTTCCAGCTGCTTTCTCTGTTCCCaaagag GGAAAGTCTAGTGCATCTTTCAAGGATTCAAGTCTGTTTGGAGTTTCACTCTCAGACCTTGTCAAAGCTGACTTCAGCTCCTCTGCATTAAGATGCAAG AGGGAATTTAACCAAAGAACTGGAGCAGTGAGGGCCCAGACTACAGCTACTGCTACTCCAGCAATCAGCAGATCTGCAATGGATGGAAAGAAAACTCTAAGAAAGGGTAGTGTTATCATCACTGGTGCCTCCTCTGGATTGGGTTTAGCCACGGCTAAGGCCCTGGCTGAAACTGGGAAATGGCATGTTATCATGGCCTGCAGGGACTTTCTCAAGGCTGAGAGAGCTGCAAAATCTGCTGGCATGTCTAAAGAAAACTACACAATTATGCACTTAGATCTTGCCTCGCTTGACAGTGTCCGCCAATTTGTGGACAGTTACAAGCGATCAGGCAGGCCTCTTGATGTTCTTGTTTGCAATGCTGCTGTTTACCAGCCAACTGCTAAGGAACCCTCATTCACTGCTGAAGGATTTGAGCTTAGTGTGGGAACTAACCATCTTGGTCACTTCCTTCTTTCCCGGTTATTGCTTGATGACCTGACGCAATCTGATTATCCATTGAAGCGTCTCATTATTGTTGGTTCTATTACAG GAAACACGAATACGTTGGCTGGAAATGTACCTCCGAAGGCCAACCTTGGGGATCTAAGGGGACTTGCAGGGGGACTAAATGGGCTGAACAGCGCTACCATGATTGATGGTGGAGATTTTGATGGTGCCAAGGCCTACAAGGACAGCAAAGTCTGCAATATGCTCACCATGCAAGAATTCCATAGGCGCTTCCATGAGGAAACTGGCATCACATTCGCTTCCCTTTATCCAGGTTGCATTGCTACCACAGGCTTGTTCAGGGAACACATTCCCTTGTTCAGACTTCTCTTCCCTCCATTCCAGAAGTACATCACCAAGGGCTTTGTCTCTGAAGAGGAAGCTGGGAAAAGACTTGCTCAG GTTGTGAGCGATCCTAGCTTGACAAAATCTGGTGTTTACTGGAGCTGGAACAAGGATTCGGCTTCATTTGAGAACCAGTTGTCTCCTGAAGCGAGTGATCAGGAGAAAGCACGCAAAATATGGGAGCAGAGTGAGAAACTTGTTGGCTTGGCCTAA
- the LOC18593875 gene encoding lanC-like protein GCR2 translates to MDAGGIFGKTFLFGTCSNDSCSSKTVCVCEREREREREMADRFFPNEMPEFVAETTVTGGTTRDSLTKLLSLPYKTFSDKLKTSALDLKETVVRETWRLSGKRVQDYTLYTGALGTAYLVFNAYQVTKNENDLKLCSDIVKACDSASKDSGRVTFICGRAGVCALGAVIAKHSGDERLQDRYLRKFKEIRFPSDLPNELLYGRAGFLWACSFLNKHIGKDTISTIRMRAVVDEIIKSGKQLAGKGRCPLMYEWHGKKYWGAAHGLAGIMHVLMDMELKPDEVEDVKGTLRYMIKSRYPTGNYPSSEGSESDRLVHWCHGAPGVTLTLVKAAEVFGDKEFLQAAVDAGEVVWKRGLLKRVGICHGISGNAYVFLSLYRLTGKVEYLYRAKAFASFLSDRAQKLISERKMHGGDRPYSLFEGIGGMAYLFLDMGEPSEARFPAYEI, encoded by the exons ATGGATGCAGGTGGAATTTTtggaaaaacttttttatttggaaCCTGCTCGAATGATTCTTGCTCATCCAAaactgtgtgtgtgtgtgagagagagagagagagagagagagagatggcTGATCGTTTCTTTCCAAATGAAATGCCAGAGTTTGTGGCAGAAACAACGGTCACGGGTGGAACCACCAGAGACTCACTCACCAAACTCCTATCTTTACCTTACAAAACATTCTCTGATAAGCTCAAAACCTCAGCTTTGGACCTCAAAGAGACA GTGGTGAGGGAGACATGGCGGTTGAGTGGAAAGCGAGTGCAAGATTATACTTTGTATACGGGTGCTCTTGGGACAGCTTATTTGGTCTTTAACGCTTACCAAGTTACCAAGAATGAGAATGATCTTAAATTATGCTCTGATATTGTTAAGGCTTGTGATTCTGCTTCTAAAGATTCTGG TCGTGTTACTTTCATTTGTGGACGGGCTGGTGTTTGTGCCCTTGGTGCTGTCATAGCAAAGCATTCTGGTGATGAGAGGTTACAAGATCgctatttaagaaaattcaaagag ATCAGATTTCCCAGTGACTTGCCAAATGAATTATTATATGGGAGAGCAGGGTTCTTGTGGGCCTGTTCATTTTTAAACAAGCATATTGGTAAAGACACTATATCTACTATCCGTATG AGAGCAGTTGTAGATGAAATTATTAAGTCTGGTAAACAATTGGCAGGCAAGGGAAGATGCCCACTGATGTATGAATGGCATGGAAAGAAGTACTGGGGGGCTGCCCATGGACTGGCAGGAATTATGCATGTTTTGATGGACATGGAATTGAAACCAGATGAGGTGGAGGATGTCAAGGGTACTCTTCGCTACATGATTAAAAGTCGTTACCCCACTGGCAATTACCCATCAAGTGAGGGAAGTGAATCTGACCGTCTTGTACATTGGTGCCATGGTGCTCCTGGGGTCACACTGACCCTTGTAAAAGCAGCTGAG GTTTTTGGAGACAAGGAATTTCTGCAAGCAGCTGTGGATGCAGGAGAGGTAGTATGGAAGCGTGGTCTGCTAAAGCGAGTTGGAATCTGTCACGGTATAAGTGGGAATGCCTATGTGTTCCTTTCACTCTATCGACTCACTGGCAAAGTGGAGTACTTATATAGGGCCAAAGCATTTGCTTCCTTCCTGTCTGATAGAGCACAAAAACTTATATCAGAACGAAAGATGCATGGAGGTGATCGTCCCTATTCACTCTTTGAAGGTATTGGAGGAATGGCGTATCTCTTTCTGGACATGGGCGAACCATCTGAGGCAAGGTTCCCTGCTTATGAAATTTAA
- the LOC18593876 gene encoding S-norcoclaurine synthase 2, translating to MLKQVSFVLFVLLSCNMGVESQKLKHLTNELEVKVAASEVWELYRHLGISMLAAQELKNVIQSVEVLKGDGGVGTILKLTFVPGNSSYTERFTVVNDEKRVKVAKGLEGGCLAMGCSVQIVRFDIIAKTNASCIIKSDIAYAVKKEFEADDPKPNIQLLAAAAQVTKRFLESKHNA from the exons ATGTTGAAGCAAGTTTCTTTCgttctctttgttcttctctCTTGCAACATGGGAGTTGAGTCCCAAAAGTTGAAGCATCTTACCAATGAGCTTGAAGTGAAGGTGGCAGCAAGCGAGGTTTGGGAGCTTTACAGGCACCTTGGGATCTCAATGCTTGCTGCCCAAGAGCTTAAAAACGTCATCCAAAGTGTTGAAGTTTTGAAAGGAGATGGTGGGGTCGGAACTATCCTCAAACTCACTTTTGTTCCAG GCAATTCTAGCTATACAGAAAGGTTCACTGTGGTTAACGACGAGAAGAGGGTGAAAGTGGCAAAGGGTTTGGAGGGAGGATGTCTAGCAATGGGCTGTTCTGTTCAAATCGTTCGGTTTGATATCATAGCAAAAACCAATGCTTCATGTATCATCAAATCTGACATCGCGTATGCTGTCAAGAAAGAGTTTGAAGCTGATGACCCAAAGCCCAATATCCAACTCTTAGCAGCTGCTGCACAGGTTACTAAAAGGTTCCTCGAGAGTAAACACAATGCTTAA
- the LOC18593877 gene encoding S-norcoclaurine synthase 2, producing MLKQVFLIFLVLFACYMGVHSQKLKHLTNELEVKVPASKVWELYRHLGISKLAADQLKNVIQSIKVLKGHGGVGTVLKLTFVPGNSSYTEKFTVINDKKRVKVARGLQGGCLAIGCSVQIVRFDIIEKSKTSSIIKSDISYAVKKVFEAKDPKPNIQLLAAAAQIAKKFLESKHNA from the exons ATGTTGAAGCAagtgtttttaattttccttgTTCTTTTTGCTTGCTACATGGGAGTGCACTCTCAAAAATTGAAGCATCTCACCAATGAACTTGAAGTGAAAGTGCCAGCAAGTAAGGTTTGGGAGCTATACAGGCACCTTGGAATCTCCAAGCTTGCTGCAGATCAGCTCAAAAATGTTATTCAAAGCATCAAGGTTTTGAAAGGTCATGGTGGGGTTGGCACTGTTCTCAAACTCACCTTTGTTCCAG GAAATTCAAGCTACACAGAGAAATTCACTGTAATTAATGACAAGAAGAGGGTGAAAGTGGCACGAGGTTTGCAAGGAGGATGTCTAGCAATTGGTTGCTCAGTGCAAATCGTTCGCTTTGACATTATAGAGAAATCCAAGACATCAAGCATCATCAAATCCGACATTTCCTATGCTGTCAAGAAAGTGTTCGAAGCTAAGGATCCAAAGCCTAACATCCAACTCTTGGCAGCTGCTGCCCAAATTgcaaaaaaatttcttgagaGTAAACATAATGCTTAA